In the genome of Cronobacter malonaticus LMG 23826, one region contains:
- the pdxB gene encoding 4-phosphoerythronate dehydrogenase PdxB produces MKILVDENMPYARELFSRLGEVQAVPGRPIPKAELNDANALMVRSVTQVNCDLLAGKNIRFVGTATAGTDHVDEDYLREAGIGFSGAPGCNAIAVVEYVFSALLMLAERDGFALTDRTVGIVGVGNVGSRLQARLEALGVRTLLCDPPRADRGDSGDFRSLDELVREADILTFHTPLFKNGPYKTLHLADEALIARLKPGAILINACRGPVVDNDALLARLEAGQPLSVVLDVWEPEPALNVELLKRVDIGTAHIAGYTLEGKARGTTQVFEAYSQFLGTPQQVALATLLPPPEFGRITLQGPLDQATLKRLVHLVYDVRRDDAPLRRVAGMPGEFDKLRKNYQERREWSSLYVQCDDEAAAALLQKLGFNATHHPIR; encoded by the coding sequence GTGAAAATCCTCGTTGATGAAAATATGCCTTACGCACGCGAGCTGTTCAGCCGTCTTGGCGAGGTGCAGGCCGTGCCTGGCCGCCCGATTCCAAAGGCGGAACTGAACGACGCCAACGCACTGATGGTGCGCTCTGTCACCCAGGTGAATTGCGATTTGCTGGCAGGCAAAAACATCCGGTTTGTCGGTACCGCCACGGCGGGCACCGATCACGTTGATGAAGATTACTTACGCGAGGCGGGCATCGGGTTTTCCGGCGCGCCCGGCTGCAACGCTATCGCGGTCGTTGAATATGTGTTCTCCGCGCTGCTGATGCTTGCCGAGCGCGACGGCTTCGCGCTTACCGACCGCACTGTCGGCATCGTCGGCGTGGGTAACGTCGGCTCTCGTTTGCAGGCGCGGCTGGAGGCGCTCGGCGTGCGCACGCTGCTGTGCGATCCGCCGCGTGCCGATCGCGGCGACAGCGGCGATTTCCGCTCGCTCGACGAGCTGGTGCGCGAGGCAGACATTCTCACGTTCCACACGCCGCTCTTTAAAAACGGGCCGTACAAAACGCTGCATCTGGCTGACGAGGCGCTCATCGCGCGCCTGAAGCCAGGCGCTATTCTGATTAACGCCTGCCGCGGTCCGGTGGTCGATAACGACGCGCTGCTGGCGCGCCTTGAGGCGGGGCAGCCGCTCAGCGTTGTGCTGGACGTCTGGGAGCCGGAGCCAGCGCTGAATGTCGAGCTTTTAAAGCGTGTTGATATCGGTACCGCGCATATCGCGGGCTATACGCTGGAAGGCAAAGCGCGCGGCACCACGCAGGTCTTTGAGGCGTACAGCCAGTTCCTCGGCACGCCGCAGCAGGTGGCGCTTGCCACGTTGCTGCCGCCGCCGGAGTTTGGCCGCATCACGCTTCAGGGGCCGCTCGATCAGGCGACGCTGAAACGGCTGGTGCATCTGGTGTATGATGTGCGCCGCGACGACGCGCCGCTTCGCCGCGTGGCGGGCATGCCGGGCGAGTTTGATAAGCTTCGCAAAAATTATCAGGAGCGCCGCGAATGGTCGTCGCTCTATGTGCAGTGCGATGACGAAGCCGCCGCCGCGCTGCTGCAAAAGCTGGGTTTTAACGCGACCCATCATCCGATCCGTTAA
- a CDS encoding aspartate-semialdehyde dehydrogenase, with the protein MSEGWNIAILGATGAVGEALLEQLAERQFPVGELYALARNESAGETLRFNGKSVQVQDADAFDWTQAQLAFFVAGQEASARYVDDATNAGCLVIDSSGLFALEPDVPLVVPDVNPYVLADYRNRNVVAVADSLTSQLLTALRPLMEAGGLSRIQVTNLLSVSAQGKTAVDALAGQSARLLNGMPVDEDDHFGRQLAFNMLPLLPDREGSVRQDRRLVDEVRKILQDEGLMISVTSVQAPVFYGHAQMVNFEALRPLAAEEARDALERDQDIALSEENDYPTQVGDASGSVHLSIGCVRNDYGMPEQIQFWSVADNVRFGGALMAIKTAEKLLQEYLY; encoded by the coding sequence ATGTCTGAAGGCTGGAATATCGCCATACTGGGCGCGACGGGCGCCGTGGGAGAGGCCCTGCTTGAGCAACTCGCCGAGCGTCAGTTCCCGGTGGGTGAACTTTATGCGCTGGCGCGCAATGAAAGCGCGGGTGAAACGCTGCGCTTCAACGGTAAAAGCGTGCAGGTACAGGACGCCGACGCGTTCGACTGGACTCAGGCGCAGCTCGCCTTTTTCGTCGCAGGCCAGGAAGCGAGCGCCCGCTACGTGGATGACGCGACCAACGCCGGTTGTCTGGTTATCGACTCAAGCGGCCTGTTCGCGCTGGAGCCGGACGTGCCGCTGGTGGTGCCGGACGTCAACCCGTATGTGCTGGCAGATTACCGCAATCGTAACGTCGTCGCGGTGGCCGACAGCCTGACCAGCCAGCTTCTGACGGCACTGCGTCCGCTGATGGAAGCAGGCGGGCTGTCGCGCATTCAGGTGACGAACCTGTTATCTGTTTCCGCGCAGGGTAAAACGGCGGTGGACGCGCTGGCGGGCCAGAGCGCGCGCCTGCTGAACGGGATGCCGGTCGATGAAGACGATCACTTTGGCCGCCAGCTGGCGTTCAACATGCTGCCGCTGCTGCCGGACCGCGAAGGCAGCGTGCGTCAGGATCGCCGTCTGGTGGATGAAGTGCGCAAGATATTGCAGGACGAAGGCTTGATGATTTCCGTCACCAGCGTACAGGCACCGGTGTTTTACGGCCATGCTCAGATGGTGAATTTCGAAGCGCTGCGCCCGCTCGCGGCAGAAGAAGCCCGCGACGCGCTGGAGCGCGATCAGGACATCGCGCTCTCTGAGGAGAACGACTATCCGACGCAGGTGGGCGACGCCTCCGGCAGCGTGCATCTTTCCATCGGCTGCGTGCGTAACGATTACGGCATGCCGGAGCAGATCCAGTTCTGGTCGGTCGCCGATAACGTGCGCTTCGGCGGCGCGCTGATGGCCATCAAAACGGCGGAAAAACTGCTGCAGGAGTACCTGTACTGA
- the truA gene encoding tRNA pseudouridine(38-40) synthase TruA yields the protein MSESLEKPVVKIALGIEYDGSKYYGWQRQQEVRSVQEKLEKALSQVANEPINVFCAGRTDAGVHATGQVVHFETTAIRKDAAWTLGVNANLPGDIAVRWVKDVPAEFHARFSATARRYRYVIYNHRLRPAVLSQGVTHYHLPLDAERMHRAAQCLIGENDFTSFRAVQCQSRTPWRNLMHINVERFGAYIVVDIKANAFVHHMVRNIVGSLMEIGCGNQPESWMAELLAAKDRTLAAATAKAEGLYLVSVDYPAQFELPKPPMGPLFLAD from the coding sequence ATGTCGGAGAGTCTGGAAAAGCCGGTCGTTAAAATCGCGCTTGGCATTGAGTACGACGGCAGTAAATATTACGGCTGGCAGCGTCAGCAGGAAGTGCGCAGCGTCCAGGAAAAGCTTGAAAAGGCGCTATCGCAGGTGGCGAACGAACCAATTAACGTCTTCTGCGCGGGCCGTACCGACGCGGGCGTGCATGCCACCGGACAGGTGGTGCATTTTGAAACCACCGCCATCCGCAAGGATGCCGCCTGGACGCTCGGCGTAAATGCGAATTTACCTGGTGACATCGCGGTACGCTGGGTGAAAGATGTGCCCGCGGAGTTTCACGCCCGGTTCAGCGCGACGGCTCGCCGTTACCGCTACGTTATCTATAATCACCGTTTGCGACCGGCGGTGCTCTCGCAGGGAGTGACACATTACCACCTGCCGCTGGACGCAGAGCGTATGCACCGGGCGGCGCAGTGTCTTATCGGCGAAAACGACTTCACTTCGTTTCGCGCGGTGCAGTGCCAGTCCCGCACGCCCTGGCGCAACCTGATGCATATCAACGTTGAGCGCTTCGGGGCGTACATTGTGGTGGATATCAAGGCAAACGCCTTTGTGCATCATATGGTGCGCAATATCGTTGGCAGCCTGATGGAAATAGGCTGCGGTAACCAGCCGGAGAGCTGGATGGCAGAACTGCTGGCGGCTAAGGACAGAACGCTTGCGGCAGCGACGGCGAAGGCGGAAGGGCTGTATCTGGTGTCGGTGGATTACCCGGCGCAGTTTGAGCTTCCGAAGCCGCCGATGGGCCCACTTTTTTTAGCTGACTGA
- a CDS encoding DedA family protein, whose translation MDIIRFLIDFILHIDVHLAELVAQYGIWVYAILFLILFCETGLVVTPFLPGDSLLFVAGALSSLPSNDLNVHLMALLMVIAAILGDAVNYTIGRLFGARLFSNPDSKIFRQSYLDKTHAFYERHGGKTIILARFVPIVRTFAPFVAGMGHMSYRHFALYNVVGALLWVLLFTYTGYFFGAMPFIQDNLKLLIVAIIVLSVLPGVYEVVRHKRAAARQTK comes from the coding sequence ATGGACATTATTCGCTTTCTGATTGATTTTATTTTACATATCGACGTGCACCTGGCGGAGCTGGTGGCGCAGTACGGAATCTGGGTTTACGCGATCCTGTTCCTGATCCTGTTCTGCGAAACGGGGCTTGTCGTGACGCCGTTTTTGCCGGGCGATTCGCTGCTGTTCGTGGCGGGCGCGCTCTCCTCGCTGCCGTCCAACGATCTCAATGTGCACCTGATGGCCCTTTTAATGGTTATTGCGGCGATACTCGGCGACGCGGTGAACTACACTATAGGCCGACTCTTTGGCGCGCGGCTTTTCAGCAACCCGGATTCGAAAATCTTCCGCCAGAGCTATCTTGATAAAACGCATGCGTTTTATGAGCGTCACGGCGGTAAAACGATTATCCTCGCCCGTTTCGTGCCGATCGTGCGCACCTTCGCGCCGTTCGTCGCCGGGATGGGGCATATGTCCTATCGTCATTTTGCCCTGTATAACGTGGTGGGCGCGCTGTTGTGGGTTCTGCTGTTTACCTATACGGGCTACTTCTTTGGCGCGATGCCGTTTATTCAGGACAATCTGAAGTTGCTGATCGTCGCTATTATCGTCCTCTCGGTATTGCCGGGCGTATATGAAGTGGTGCGTCACAAACGCGCCGCGGCGCGCCAGACAAAATAA
- the accD gene encoding acetyl-CoA carboxylase, carboxyltransferase subunit beta: MSWIERILNKSNITPTRRANIPEGVWTKCDSCGQVLYRAELERNLEVCPKCDHHMRMAARDRLHSLLDEGSLVELGSELEPKDVLKFRDSKKYKDRLATAQKETGEKDALVVMKGTLHGMPVVAAAFEFAFMGGSMGSVVGARFVRAVEQALEDNCPLICFSASGGARMQEALMSLMQMAKTSAALAKMQERGLPYISVLTDPTMGGVSASFAMLGDLNIAEPKALIGFAGPRVIEQTVREKLPAGFQRSEFLIEKGAIDMIVRRPELRLKLASILAKLMNLPAPSPDAPREAVVVPPVPDQDHEA; this comes from the coding sequence ATGAGCTGGATTGAACGAATTCTCAATAAAAGCAATATTACTCCCACTCGCAGGGCAAACATCCCGGAAGGGGTGTGGACCAAGTGCGACAGCTGCGGCCAGGTACTCTACCGCGCCGAACTGGAGCGTAACCTTGAGGTTTGCCCGAAATGCGATCACCACATGCGCATGGCGGCGCGCGACCGTCTGCACAGCCTGTTAGACGAAGGGTCGCTGGTGGAACTGGGCAGTGAGCTTGAGCCGAAAGATGTGCTGAAGTTCCGTGATTCCAAAAAATACAAGGATCGTCTGGCTACCGCCCAGAAGGAAACCGGCGAGAAAGACGCGCTGGTGGTGATGAAAGGCACCCTGCACGGTATGCCGGTTGTTGCGGCGGCGTTCGAGTTCGCCTTTATGGGCGGCTCCATGGGTTCCGTCGTGGGCGCGCGTTTCGTACGTGCGGTTGAGCAGGCGCTGGAAGACAACTGCCCGCTTATCTGCTTCTCCGCCTCCGGCGGCGCGCGTATGCAGGAAGCGCTGATGTCGCTGATGCAGATGGCGAAAACCTCCGCGGCACTTGCAAAAATGCAGGAGCGTGGACTGCCGTATATCTCCGTGCTGACCGACCCGACCATGGGCGGCGTTTCCGCGAGCTTCGCGATGCTTGGCGATCTCAACATCGCCGAGCCGAAAGCGCTGATCGGCTTCGCCGGCCCGCGCGTTATCGAGCAGACCGTACGTGAAAAACTCCCGGCTGGCTTCCAGCGCAGTGAGTTCCTCATCGAAAAAGGCGCTATCGATATGATCGTGCGTCGCCCGGAGCTGCGCCTCAAACTTGCCAGCATTCTGGCGAAGCTGATGAACCTCCCGGCGCCAAGCCCGGACGCGCCGCGTGAAGCGGTGGTGGTGCCGCCGGTACCGGACCAGGATCACGAGGCCTGA